The following are encoded together in the Rhinopithecus roxellana isolate Shanxi Qingling chromosome 5, ASM756505v1, whole genome shotgun sequence genome:
- the LOC104670863 gene encoding uncharacterized protein LOC104670863, with protein sequence MKENLCPKQLEKERLLGAKIWSHWLSTVTSWEGLCAQFWMAVLASIHLWLHLNLLGMIQFSQRNIKERASPSPLPTSLLQGRKRSSFSAGEETKTLKSRDLPKVHTARKHNQTFSHCHNEQKGYAHGWLEPSQDPSNLPSHCQAVLGTGTCNSIIKYTVGHKDLSPVKLRNKNGCVHLLPITVIEMVSFRTLQAT encoded by the exons ATGAAGGAAAACCTATGTCCAAAACAACTGGAAAAAGAAAGGCTGCTGGGGGCAAAGATTTGGAG CCACTGGCTCTCCACCGTGACCTCTTGGGAAGGCCTCTGTGCCCAATTTTGGATGGCTGTACTTGCTTCAATTCATCTGTGGCTACACCTCAATCTCCTGGGAATGATTCAGTTCTCTCAAAGAAACATCAAGGAAAGAGCTTCCCCTTCTCCACTCCCTACCTCTCTTCTacaagggaggaagagaagtagCTTCTCTGCAG GTGAAGAAACTAAAACCTTGAAGTCAAGAGACCTTCCCAAAGTTCACACTGCCAGAAAGCACAACCAGACCTTCTCACACTGCCACAATGAACAGAAAGGGTATGCACACGGTTGGTTAGAGCCCTCCCAGGATCCCTCCAACTTACCCTCCCACTGCCAGGCAGTTCTTGGCACTGGCACCTGCAATTCCATCATTAAGTATACTGTTGGTCATAAAGATTTGTCCCCAGTTAAACTTCGCAATAAAAATGGATGTGTGCATTTGCTGCCTATCACTGTCATAGAAATGGTAAGTTTCAGAACCCTCCAGGCAACTTAG